A window of Microbacterium lushaniae genomic DNA:
CGAACACTTCCTCTACAGCAACGACGACATGTTCTTCGGTCGCCCCGTGGCCCCCGAGCTCTTCTTCAGCGCCGGCGGCGTGAGCCGTTTCGTCGAGAGCGGCGTGCGCATCGGCTCGGGCGCGCCACATCCGGGCCGCTCGGGTCACGACAACGGACTGCGGGTGAACCGCGCCCTGCTGCAGGAGCGTTTCGGGCGCGTCATCACGCACGACCTGGAGCACTGCGCGGTGCCCATGCGGCGCTCGGTCGCGGCCGAACTGGAGCGCGAGTTCGCCGCCGACTACGCCCGCACGGCGGCCAACCGCTTCCGCGCCGCCACCGACATCTCCGTGACCAACAGCCTGTACCACTACTACGCGCTGCTGACCGGGCGCGCGGTCGTCACCCGCGAGCCCCGTGTGCAGTACGTGCAGACCACGCAGCTGGACTCGCTGCGCACGATGGAACGCCTCGTGACCCGCCGCGACACCGACATGTTCTGCCTCAACGACGGCAGCGTGCCCGAGATCCCGGAGGAGATGCGCGTGCGCGCCCTGCGCTCGTGCCTGGAGCGCGCGTTCCCGGTGCGCCCCCCGTGGGAGCACCCCGAGGTCAGTGCAGGACCGGCAGCGGAGCGGTCGGCGGTGCTGTCCGGCTGAGGTCGGCGGAGGAGGTGGGCACTTCGATGCCCGCCTCGCGCAAGCGCACCGCGGAGGCGGCGGCGTCGACGTACTGCAGCGGCGGCGCATCCACCAGCGGCACCACCGAATGCACGATCGTGTGGTCGTACACGTGGATGAGGTTGAACCCCTGTGCACCGTCGTGCGGACGCGTGCCGCCCACGGGCACCGTCAGATCCTGCGTGTAGCACGTGGCCGACGCGACCGAGACGGGGATGCCGGCGAAGGTGGCGAACGTCGAATAGTGCAGATGACCGCCGATGATGGCGCGCACGTCGGTGCCCCGCAGCACGCGCGCCAGGCGGGCCTGGTCGCGAAGCTCGACCGTTGCGGCGAGGTCGAGGACGCTCGGCACCGGCGGGTGGTGCAGCGCCAGGATCGTGCCGTGCGGGGCGGGGGTGGCGAGCACGTCGGCGAGCCACTGCAGCTGCGCGTCGGAGACCTCGCCGTGGTGGTACCCGGGAACGGTCGTGTCCAGCGTGACGATCCGCAGGCCGTCCAGCTCGTCCACGCGATCCACGGGGGCGGTCGGCGGCGCCGACGCCTCCTCCGGCAGGAGATGCGCGCGGAAGGCCGTGCGGTCGTCGTGGTTGCCCATCACCCAGATGACCTTCGCGTCCAGTCGCTCGGCGAGCGGTTCGACCAGCTCCCGCACGCGCGCGTAGGCCTCGTCCTCGCCGTGATCGGCCACGTCGCCGGTGAACACCAGCGCGTCGGGGCGGACCCCGGAGGCCTCGATGGCCGTCAGCGCCCTGGCGAGGGAGGCGTCGCTGTCGACCGCGTCGTACAGGCGCGACCCGAGGGCGCGCAGGTGCGTGTCGCTGAGATGGAGCAGGATGCGTTCGGCTTTCGGGTACTCGGCGTACCGCATGACTCCCCTTCGCGCCGGCGGGTGCGGCGATCTGGTGTTCGGCTCTTGCGTTCCGAGTCAAATGTTACCGGCATGTTTCGGGACCGGGCTGGTAACCGGTCGGGAACGCGCCGTGAACACGTCAGGAACGCCCGGCGTCGCCCATCGCGCGCGCGACACGGAGGAAGTCGTCGATCGACAGTTCCTCCCCGCGCGCCGTCGGCGCCACCCCGGCACTCTCCAGCACCGCGGATGCGGCCGCGGACGAGCCCCCGAGCACCGCGGCGAGGGCCTGCCGCAGCATCTTGCGGCGCTGCTGGAACGCCGCATCCACGATCGCGAAGGTGCGGCGACGCTCCTCCTCGCTCCCCCGGGGCTGGGCGTCGCGGGAGAACGCCACCAGCACCGAGTCGACGTTCGGCACCGGCCAGAACACCTGACGCGACACCGTGCCGGCCAGCCGCCACGGCCCGTACCACGCCGCCTTGGCGCTGGGCGAGCCGTACACCTTCGATCCGGGCGGAGCGGCCAGGCGCTCCCCCACCTCGGCCTGGACCATCACGACGCCCCGTGTGAGAGCCGGGAACGTCTCGAGGAAGTGCAGCAGCACCGGCACCGAGACGTTGTACGGCAGATTCGCCACGAGCACGTCGGGGTCGCCGGGAAGGTCGGTGACGCGCAGGGCGTCGGCGCAGACGACCGTGAGCGCTCCGTCGGTCACGCCGTGCTCGAGCGCGGTGGTGGGGAGTCGCTCGGCGAGACGGCGGTCGATCTCCACGGCCACCACCTCCGCACCCTGCTCGAGCACCGCGAGGGTCAGCGAGCCCAGGCCCGGGCCGATCTCCACGACGCGATCCTGCGGGGTGACGGCGGCCACCTGCACGATCTTGCGGACGGTGTTGGCGTCGACGACGAAGTTCTGCCCCAGCTTCTTGGTGGGAACGACGTCGAGGTCCGCGGCGAGGCGGCGGATCTCGGTCGCGCCGAGGAGGGAGACGGGCATCCCTTCACTGTAGCCAGCCGCGGGTGCAAGGCCTCATCCGCGACGAGCGCGCGAGGTATACCGTGGCCACCATGAGCAAAACCGGCACCATTCCGGCAGACGCCTTCTCGCTGCGCAGCCCCTTCGGCCGCCGCGCGGTCGGACTGTCCGTGGCCGCCGCCGTGGGCGGGTTCCTGTTCGGCTTCGACTCGTCGGTGATCAACGGCGCCGTGGACTCCATCGAGGGGAATTTCGGGCTCTCCGACTTCCTCACCGGGCTCGTCGTCGCCGTCGCGCTGCTGGGCTGTGTAGCCGGCGCGATCCTCGCCGGCGCACTGTCGGACCGCTTCGGGCGGCTGAAGGTCATGATGCTCGGCGCGGTGCTGTTCCTGGTCTCCTCCGTCGGGTCGGGACTGACTTTCAGCGTCCCCGACCTGATCGTGTGGCGCGTGATCGGAGGTCTCGGCATCGGCATCGCCTCGGTCGTCGCGCCCGCCTACATCGCCGAGATCGCGCCGCGTCAGATCCGGGGCAGCCTCGCGTCACTTCAGCAGCTGGCCATCACGCTCGGCATCTTCGCGGCACTCCTCTCCGATGCCCTGCTGGCAGGCGCGGCCGGCGGGGCGTCGCAGCAGCTGTGGCTGGGCATGGAGGCCTGGCGGTGGATGTTCCTCGTCGGCGTCGTGCCGGCCGCGGTATACGGCATCCTGGCGTTCCTGGTGCCGGAGTCACCGCGCTACCTCATCGCGAAGGGCCGCTTCGACGAGGCCAAGGAGATCTTCTCCCGCCTCGTGCCGCCCGCCGACCTCGAGAAGACGATGAAGGAGCTCACCCACGCGATCGAGTCCGACCGCGCCAATTCGGGCGTGAGCCTGCGCGGCAAGTCGCTGGGCCTGCAGCCGATCGTGTGGATCGGCATCATCCTGTCGGTGTTCCAGCAGTTCGTCGGCATCAACGTGATCTTCTACTACTCCACGACGCTGTGGCAGGCCGTCGGCTTCGGCGAGAGCAGCGCACTGCTGGTGAGCGTGATCACGTCGGTGACGAACGTGCTGGTGACCCTCATCGCGATCTGGCTCGTCGACCGCGTCGGACGCAAGCCGATCCTGATGACCGGCTCGGTCATCATGACCCTCTCCCTGGGCACGATGGCCCTGGCGTTCTCGTTCGCGGAGGGATCGGGCGAAGACGTGTCGCTGCCGGGGGCGTGGGGTCCCATCGCGCTGGTCGCGGCGAACCTGTTCGTCGTCGGATTCGGTGCATCCTGGGGCCCGCTGGTGTGGGTGCTGCTCGGCGAGATCTTCCCCAGCCGGATCCGCGGCAAGGCGCTGGGGGTGGCCGCCGCCGCGCAGTGGCTGGCGAACTTCGCCATCACCGTGTCGTTCCCACCGATGTCGGGGTGGTCGCTGCCGCTGACGTACGGGATGTACGCCTTCTTCGCGGCGCTGTCGTTCCTGTACGTGTGGTGGAAGATCCCCGAGACCAAGGGCATGGAGCTCGAGCAGACCGAGACGCTGTTCGTGCAGAAGCCCAAGCAGCCCAAGCCCGCGAAGCCCTGACCCGCGAGACTGCATCCCACCGACGAGACCGCGACATAATGCGGCGGTCTCGTCGGTGGCGTGCAGTCTCACGGAGAGGAAGCTGGCGGGCGGACGGCCAGGGTCCTCTAGAGCAGGGTCCCGCCCGAGACCTCGACGCGTTCGGCCGTCAGCCAGCGCAGCTCGCTGGACGCGAGGGCTGCGATGGCATCGGCGATCTCGTCGGGGCGCCCGACGCGGCCGAGCGCGGTGTGGGCGGCCAGGCTGCTGCGCAGCTCGGGGTCGTCGCGCATGGCGCCGCCGTTGAAGTCGGTGGCCGTCGGGCCGGGGGCGATGCTGTTGATGCGGATGCCGCGGGGCCCGAGCTCCACGGCGAGGGCGCGGGTGATGGCCTCCACCGCCTTCTTCGACGCGGCGTAGAGCGAGGTGCCGGGGCTGACGTGGCGGGTGAGAGAGGTGGAGACGTTGATGATGCCACCACCGGCGCCGATGTGGGGTGCCAGTGCCTGGATGAGGAAGAACGTGCCGCGCACGTTCGTGCCGATGAGGGCGTCGAACTCGTCGACGGTGGCGTCTTCGAGGCGGCCGAACAGCCCGATCCCGGCATTGTTCACCAGCACGTCGATGCCGGGCCTCCCCCAGCGCTCGTCGATGTCGCGCCGCAGCGAGACCGTGAAGTCGGCGAAGGAGGCGACATCCGCCAGGTCCAGTCGCGCGGCGATGGCATCACCGCCTGCGGCGCGGATCTCTTCCACGACGCGGGATGCCTCGTCGGCATCGCCCCGATAGGTGAGCACCACGGCGAAGCCCCGCTGGGCGAGCGCGCGGGCGGTCGCTCGCCCCAGGCCGCGGTTGGCGCCGGTGACGACGGCGATTCGAGGGGTGTTCTCGGTCATTCGGTGTCTCCTTCCGGGAAGTCAACGCTGATGAGCGGGCTTCCCTGCATCCATTCGTCGAGGGGTGCGACCGGCTGGCGGATGCCGGCGGGGTTCCACGGCTGATTGAGGTCGGCGATGATCGACGAGAACACGGCCTCCCGCTGAGCGCGATCGAGCACCGGGGTGCCCACTGCCGGCAGATCCGCCCGCACCCCGTTCTTGAGATGGAACACGAAGTCGGGGTTCGCCACGATGTTCGCGTACCAGCTGCGCCTCGCCGGCGTGGTGGAGAGATAGATCCGCCCGTCGACCCGGTAGAACCACACCTCGATGCGCCGCGGCCTGCCGGTGCGCGCGCCGGTGGTGGTGATGTCGATCGTGCGCTCCCGTGCGCGTGAGGCCGGCGTGATGGCCAAGGCCCGTTCGATTCTCTGTTCCATGACACCTCAAGTAAGTATTTATTTACTTATACGCTAGACGGGAGATGATGGTCGTGTCAACGGCGGCACTGCATGAACGGAGTGAGCATGGGGCAGCGGGACGCGGAGGCGACTCGGGCGCGGATTCTCTCTGCCGCGGTGACGGAGTTCGCGGCGCATGGATACTCGGGCGGCCGGATCGACCGCATCGCGAAGGATGCGGGGAGCAATGTGCGCATGATCTACGCCTACTTCGGCAACAAGAGCGGCCTTTTCGACGTGGCGCTCTCCGATGCGATCGTGCGGATGGCGGAAGAGGTGCCCCCTGAGCCGTCCGATCTACCGGCCTGGGTCGGTGCGCTGTTCGACTTCCATCAGCGTCGGCCCGAGGTGCTGCGCATCTGCCTCTGGGCTCAGCTCGAACGGCCGGAGGCTGCCTCCGAGCCGCTCGAGACTTATCTGGCGAAAGTCGAATCCGTGCAGCAGCAGGCGTCGCCGGCCATCGGCGCCGTCGACCTCCTCGTCATCATCTATGCCGTCGCCCAAGCCTGGCAGCTCGCGCCGATCGGCCTCCTGGCAGTCGACCGGCGTGCCAGCAGCGACACGAGGCGGGCCGCCGCGGTGGAAGCGGTCACCCGCATCCTCGCCTGACCGCAGTCCCTGACCCGCGAGACTGCATCCCACCGACGAGACCGCGACACAATGCGGCGGTCTCGTCGGTGGCGTGCAGTCTCGCGGAGGCGGGGCCCGCGTCAGTCGAACGAGCCGTAGACCTCGGTGGTGTTCGCGGCCAGCTGCGCGCAGAACTCGTCGAGGTCGACGCCGAGTTCTGCGGCCATGAACCGCACCGTCACCGGGATCAGGTACGGGGCGTTGGGCCGCCCGCGCAGCGGCGTGGGGGTGAGGAACGGAGCATCCGTCTCGACCAGGATGCGATCGCGCGGAGTCACCGCGAGGGCGTCGCGCAGGTTCTGTGCGTTCTTGAACGTGACGTTGCCGGCGAACGACAGGTAGTAGCCGCGGTCGGCGGCGATGCGCGCCATCGCCTCGTCGCCGGAGAAGCAGTGGAAGACCGTCCGCTCGGGCGCACCCACGCGCTGCAGGGTCTCCAGGACCGCGTCGTGGGCGTCGCGGTCGTGGATCTGCATCGCCACGCCGTGCTTCTTGGCCAGGGCGATGTGCGCCTCGAAGGAGCGGAACTGCGCCGGGCGGCCGTCCTCGCCGGTGCGGAAGAAGTCCAGCCCCGTCTCGCCGATCGCGCGCACCCGCGGCTGCGCGGCGAGGTCGTCGATGACGGCGATCGCCGCATCCAGCTCCCCCGCCTGGGCGTACGCGGGCGCCTCGTTCGGATGGATCGCGACGGCGGCGAGCACGCGCGGGTGGGATGCGGCGGCCCAGGCCGACCAGCGCGACGACGCGACATCGCCGCCGGCCTGCACGACCCCGCGGACGCCCACGGCGATCGCACGCTCGAGCTGTTCGTCGAGCGACAGGCCCGTCTCGCCGTCTTCGATCTCCAGGTGCGCGTGGTTGTCGTACACCGCCACCGCGAGCGCCTCGGGCGGCTCGGGGTAGCTCACCTCGCGCGCCCCCTTCTCGCGCTGGCGGACGTACTGCGACGGGTCGGCGGGAAGGGGCGGGCGGGACGCGGACATCGGCGGAGCGGGAGGGTCAGGCGGGCTGCTCGACGCGGGGGAAGAGCGGGGACAGGCCGTTGACCGACGTGCCGGGCCGCAGGACGCCCCATCCGCCCGCCTCGCGCAGGGGCTGGTCCTGGATGCGGCCGAGGCTCTCGGCGGCGCCGAGGGCGATCCACAGCTTCTCGGTGGCGACGGGCATCACCGGCGACAGCAGCACCGCGAGGGCGCGCAGGCCCTCCGCCGCGGTGTACAGCACCGTGCCCAGGCGCGCGCGCTGCGCGTCGTCCTTGGCGAGGGCCCAGGGCTCGTTCTCGGTGATGTAGCCGTTCAGCTCCGTCACGATGGTCCAGATCGCGTGGATGGCCTCGTCGATGCGGAACCGCTCCATCGCCGCGTCGGCGGCGGCCGCGGCATCCGCGACGACGGTCTGGATGCGGCGGTCGGCGTCGGTGTACTCCCCCGGCGGCGGCACGATGCCCTCGTAGTACCGCTCGATCATCGCCACCGTGCGCGAGGCGAGGTTGCCGAAGCCGTTGGCGAGCTCTGCCTGGTAGCGGGCGGAGAGGTCCTCCCACGAGAACGATCCGTCCTGCCCGAACGCGATCGCCGAGAGGAAGTAGAACCGGTAGGCGTCGGAGCCGAACACGTCGGTGATCTCGGTGGGTGCGATGCCGGTGAGCTTGGACTTCGACATCTTCTCGCCGCCCACGAGCAGCCAGCCGTGCGCGAACACGCCGCGGGGCACCTCCAGGCCCGCCGCCATCAGCATCGCGGGCCAGATGACGGCGTGGAAGCGGAGGATGTCCTTGCCCACGACGTGGTACGCCGGCCAGCGTCGGGCGAACTGCTCCGGATCGGTGCCGTAGCCCACGGCGGTGGCGTAGTTGAGCAGGGCGTCGACCCACACGTAGATGACGTGCGACTCGTCCCACGGCACGCGGATGCCCCAGTCGAAGGTCGAGCGGGAGATGGAAAGGTCTTTCAGGCCGTTCTTGACGAAGGAGATCACTTCGTTGCGCGCCGAGTCCGGGCGCAGGAAATCGGGCTCGTTCTTGTAGAGCTCGAGCAGCTTGTCCTGGAACTCGCTGAGCTTGAAGAAGTAGTTCTTCTCCTGCAGCAGCTCCAGGGGCTTGGAGTGGATGGCGCAGACCTTCAGGCCCTCGAACGCCCCCGTGCCGTCGACGATCTCCGACTCCGGCTTGAACTCCTCGCACCCCACGCAGTACAGCGCCTCGTACTCCCCGGCGTAGATGTAGCCGGCGTCGTACAGGGTCTGGAAGAAGACCTGCACGTTGCGCTCGTGGCGCTCCTGGGTGGTGCGGATGAAGTCGTCGTTGGCGACGTCGAGGGTCTCCAGCAGCGGGAACCACGACTCGGTCACGAGCTTGTCGACCCACTGCTGCGGCGTCACGCCGTTCGCGGCGGCCGCGCGCAGCATCTTCTGGCCGTGCTCGTCGGTGCCGGTGAGCATCCACGTGTCGTCGCCGGACTGCCGGTGCCAGCGCGCGAGGGTGTCCACGGCCACGGTCGTGTACCCGTGGCCGATGTGGGGCACGTCGCTCGGGTAGTAGATCGGCGTCGTGATGTAGAAGGATCGGCCGGTGCTCACCTGAGGATTCTACGGGGGCCGGCGCGCGCGATCGGTCGTGTGACGCCGCGGCGTGACGACCGGCGCCGGGCTACGTGCGGGCCGTCAGCGCCGCCTGGTACAGCTCGCGGGAGGAATGACCGGTGTGGGCGGCGACTTCGGATGCCGCATCCTTCAGCCGCGCGCCGGTGGCCTTCAGTTCGAGCACCTGGGCGACGGCGTCGGGGAACGACGTCTCCCGCGGCGCGGCGCCGCCGACCACGAGGGCGATCTCGCCGCGGACGCCGCCCCGCGCCCATTCCGCCAGTTCTCCGAGCGACCCGCGCACGATCTCCTCGTGCAGCTTGGTCAGCTCGCGGCACACCGCGGCGGGCCGGTCCTCGCCGAAGGCGGCGGCGAGGTCGTCGAGCGTGGCGGCCAGGCGCGAGGGCGCCTCGAAGAACACCAGCGTGCGGGGCTCCGAGGCGAGCGCGGCCAGCGCCGCCCGCCGTTCGCCGGGTTTGCGCGGCGGGAAGCCTTCGAAGGCGAACCGGTCGGTGGGAAGGCCCGACACGGCCAGGGCCATCAGCACGGCGCTCGGGCCGGGGAGGGCGGTGACCGTCACGCCGGCGCGGGCGGCCGCCGACACCAGGCCGTACCCGGGGTCGCTCACGGTGGGCATGCCCGCGTCGCTGAGGACGAGCACGTCGCGCTCGCGCGCGAGGGCGACCAGGTCGTCGGCGCGCTCCTTCTCGTTGTGGTCGTGCAGCGCGATCAGGCGCGGGCGGTTCTCCACCCCGAGGGCGGCGAGCAGTCGCTGGGTCGTGCGGGTGTCCTCGGCGGCGATGACCTCGACCGACGACAGCGCCTCGACCAGGCGGCGAGAGGCGTCGCCGAGATTGCCGATCGGCGTCGCACCCAGGATGATCACGGCCCCAGCTTAGGCTGGGCGCGTGACGTCGACCGCCGAGCATCCGCCCACCGCAGCGGCCTCGACGCGGCTGGAGCGATGGCGGTCGCGCGTGCACGCCGACCCCGCCCGATCACGCCTCTTCGCCTGGCTCGCGCCGGCGCTGGTGACACTGCTGGCCGGCGTGCTGCGGTTCGCGGGGCTGGGGCATCCGGAGTCCATCGTCTTCGACGAGACCTACTACGTGAAGGACTCCTGGAGCCAGTGGGTGCTCGGCTACCCGTCGAGCTGGCCCGCCGACGCCGACGCGAGGTTCGTCGCCGGCGAGACCGACATCTTCACCGCCACCGGCAGCTACGTCGTGCATCCGCCGCTGGGCCGCATCCTCATCGCCGCGGGAATGGCCCTGTTCGGCCCCGACTCCTCCACCGGATGGCGCTTCTCGGTGGCGGTGCTGGGCACCGCGAGCGTGCTCGTGCTGTACTTCCTCGCCCACGCGCTGACCCGTTCGCGCCTGTTCGCCACGGTCGCCGCGTTCCTCCTCGCCATCGACGGGGTGGCGATCGTGATGAGCCGCATCGCGCTGCTGGATGGCATCCTGACCTTCTTCGTGCTGCTGGCGTTCTGGTTCGCCGCGCTCGACCGGCGCGGATCGCTCGACCGTCTCGCCGCGCTGGTGACCGCGCGCGCCGGTGACCCACCCGACGGGCGCCTGAGGTGGGGGCCGGTGCTGTGGGCGCGGCCGTGGCTGGTCGCTGCGGGGGCTGCGGCGGGGGCGGCCACGGCGGTGAAGTGGTCGGGGCTGTACGTCCTGGCCGCGATCGGCCTGTATGCCGTCGTCACCGACGCGCTCGCCCGCCGCCGTGCCGGCGTCCGGATGTGGCCCGCCGACGCCGCGCTGCGGCAGGGGCCGGCGTCGTTCCTGCTCCTCGTGCCCATCGCCGCGGTCGTGTACGTCGCGTCCTGGACCGGCTGGCTCGCCAGCGATGGCGGCTATTCGCGGCACGCCGTGGACGCCACCCCCGCCACCGGGGTGTGGGCGTGGGTGCCGCTGGCCCTGCAGAACCTGTGGGCCTACCACCAGTCCATCTACGCGTTCCATGTGGGCCTGACCACGCCGCACGGATATGCGAGCCCCGCGTGGCAGTGGCCCCTGCTGGTGCGGCCGACGTCGATGCACTGGCAGCAGGATGCCGCCGGCACCGCCGGCTGCGGGCTGCCGGCCGGGTGCACGGAGTCCATCTCGAGCCTGCCCAACCCCATCGCGTGGTGGGCGGGGGTGGCTGCGGCCGTCTTCCTCGCCGTGCGCTTCGTCATGGTGCGCGACTGGCGGTACGCGTTCGTCCTGACCGGCCTGGCCGCCACGTACGGGCCGTGGCTGCTGTACCCCGACCGCACGATCTTCCAGTTCTACACGGTCGTGATGGTGCCGTTCCTCCTGCTCGCGCTGACCTTCGCGCTGCGCGAGATCGCCGGCCCACCTACGGCTCCCCTGGCCCGCCGGCTCAGCGGGCAGCGGGTGGTGGTGGTGTTCCTCGTCGTGGTGACGCTCGTCTCGGCCTTCTGGTACCCCGTGTGGACGGGCCTGCCGGTGGCGTACGACTTCTGGCGCCTGCACAACTGGCTGCCCACGTGGGTCTAACCGAGCTGATCCGGATCGGTCACCGGGAGCCGGCACGCGAATCCGCGGCAGTCGTACGCAGTCGTGCGCCCATCCAGCGCCGTCTTCCCCTCGAACAGCGACAGCCCCGCTGCGGCCAGGGCCTCGGCCTGCTCGGGTGAGACGAGCGCGACGATGTCGGCCCGGATGCGGCGGGCGCGCTGTGCCAGCGGGGCGCCGGGGTCGCCCACCACGACGAGCTGATGCGGCGCTTCGGCGAGCGCGGCGGCGACCTGCAGCAGCGCACCGTGCGCGATGGGGGCGGCGAGGGCTGCGGGAGCGGCGGCCTTCACGAGCGTGACCGCGACGGAGCGGTAGCGGTCGCCGGCCCCGGCCTGCCACAGCGCGAGCGCCGCGGCGGCGAGCGCCGACGGCCCCGACGGCGCGGCGCCGTCGCTGGGCACGCCGGCGGTCTGCACCCCCTGCGCCACCAGCACGGGGTCTCCCCCTCCGGGCGCCTCGATCGTGCCGTCCTCCTCCACGCAGGCGTCGACGAGCTCGCGAGCGCGCACGGCGTAGGCCGGCTCGCCGGTGGCCAGCGCCAGCGCCAGAAGCCCGCGCGCGAGGCCGCCGTAGTCTTCGAGGGTGGCCGGGGCGGAGGAGACGATCTCATCCAGCGACGCACGGCGGAGCATCCCGTCGGCCCCGAGGTTGGTCTCCAGCACCGCATCCGCCGCCCAGCGCGCCGCCTCCAGGAATCGGGCGTCGCCGAGTACGGCTCCCGCGCGGGCCAGCGCGGCGATCGCGTGCCCGTTCCAGCCCGTGACGATCTTGC
This region includes:
- a CDS encoding TatD family hydrolase, producing MSASRPPLPADPSQYVRQREKGAREVSYPEPPEALAVAVYDNHAHLEIEDGETGLSLDEQLERAIAVGVRGVVQAGGDVASSRWSAWAAASHPRVLAAVAIHPNEAPAYAQAGELDAAIAVIDDLAAQPRVRAIGETGLDFFRTGEDGRPAQFRSFEAHIALAKKHGVAMQIHDRDAHDAVLETLQRVGAPERTVFHCFSGDEAMARIAADRGYYLSFAGNVTFKNAQNLRDALAVTPRDRILVETDAPFLTPTPLRGRPNAPYLIPVTVRFMAAELGVDLDEFCAQLAANTTEVYGSFD
- the metG gene encoding methionine--tRNA ligase, yielding MSTGRSFYITTPIYYPSDVPHIGHGYTTVAVDTLARWHRQSGDDTWMLTGTDEHGQKMLRAAAANGVTPQQWVDKLVTESWFPLLETLDVANDDFIRTTQERHERNVQVFFQTLYDAGYIYAGEYEALYCVGCEEFKPESEIVDGTGAFEGLKVCAIHSKPLELLQEKNYFFKLSEFQDKLLELYKNEPDFLRPDSARNEVISFVKNGLKDLSISRSTFDWGIRVPWDESHVIYVWVDALLNYATAVGYGTDPEQFARRWPAYHVVGKDILRFHAVIWPAMLMAAGLEVPRGVFAHGWLLVGGEKMSKSKLTGIAPTEITDVFGSDAYRFYFLSAIAFGQDGSFSWEDLSARYQAELANGFGNLASRTVAMIERYYEGIVPPPGEYTDADRRIQTVVADAAAAADAAMERFRIDEAIHAIWTIVTELNGYITENEPWALAKDDAQRARLGTVLYTAAEGLRALAVLLSPVMPVATEKLWIALGAAESLGRIQDQPLREAGGWGVLRPGTSVNGLSPLFPRVEQPA
- a CDS encoding dolichyl-phosphate-mannose--protein mannosyltransferase — translated: MTSTAEHPPTAAASTRLERWRSRVHADPARSRLFAWLAPALVTLLAGVLRFAGLGHPESIVFDETYYVKDSWSQWVLGYPSSWPADADARFVAGETDIFTATGSYVVHPPLGRILIAAGMALFGPDSSTGWRFSVAVLGTASVLVLYFLAHALTRSRLFATVAAFLLAIDGVAIVMSRIALLDGILTFFVLLAFWFAALDRRGSLDRLAALVTARAGDPPDGRLRWGPVLWARPWLVAAGAAAGAATAVKWSGLYVLAAIGLYAVVTDALARRRAGVRMWPADAALRQGPASFLLLVPIAAVVYVASWTGWLASDGGYSRHAVDATPATGVWAWVPLALQNLWAYHQSIYAFHVGLTTPHGYASPAWQWPLLVRPTSMHWQQDAAGTAGCGLPAGCTESISSLPNPIAWWAGVAAAVFLAVRFVMVRDWRYAFVLTGLAATYGPWLLYPDRTIFQFYTVVMVPFLLLALTFALREIAGPPTAPLARRLSGQRVVVVFLVVVTLVSAFWYPVWTGLPVAYDFWRLHNWLPTWV
- the rsmI gene encoding 16S rRNA (cytidine(1402)-2'-O)-methyltransferase, yielding MIILGATPIGNLGDASRRLVEALSSVEVIAAEDTRTTQRLLAALGVENRPRLIALHDHNEKERADDLVALARERDVLVLSDAGMPTVSDPGYGLVSAAARAGVTVTALPGPSAVLMALAVSGLPTDRFAFEGFPPRKPGERRAALAALASEPRTLVFFEAPSRLAATLDDLAAAFGEDRPAAVCRELTKLHEEIVRGSLGELAEWARGGVRGEIALVVGGAAPRETSFPDAVAQVLELKATGARLKDAASEVAAHTGHSSRELYQAALTART
- the rsmA gene encoding 16S rRNA (adenine(1518)-N(6)/adenine(1519)-N(6))-dimethyltransferase RsmA translates to MPVSLLGATEIRRLAADLDVVPTKKLGQNFVVDANTVRKIVQVAAVTPQDRVVEIGPGLGSLTLAVLEQGAEVVAVEIDRRLAERLPTTALEHGVTDGALTVVCADALRVTDLPGDPDVLVANLPYNVSVPVLLHFLETFPALTRGVVMVQAEVGERLAAPPGSKVYGSPSAKAAWYGPWRLAGTVSRQVFWPVPNVDSVLVAFSRDAQPRGSEEERRRTFAIVDAAFQQRRKMLRQALAAVLGGSSAAASAVLESAGVAPTARGEELSIDDFLRVARAMGDAGRS
- a CDS encoding phosphodiesterase, which encodes MRYAEYPKAERILLHLSDTHLRALGSRLYDAVDSDASLARALTAIEASGVRPDALVFTGDVADHGEDEAYARVRELVEPLAERLDAKVIWVMGNHDDRTAFRAHLLPEEASAPPTAPVDRVDELDGLRIVTLDTTVPGYHHGEVSDAQLQWLADVLATPAPHGTILALHHPPVPSVLDLAATVELRDQARLARVLRGTDVRAIIGGHLHYSTFATFAGIPVSVASATCYTQDLTVPVGGTRPHDGAQGFNLIHVYDHTIVHSVVPLVDAPPLQYVDAAASAVRLREAGIEVPTSSADLSRTAPPTAPLPVLH
- a CDS encoding SDR family NAD(P)-dependent oxidoreductase, translated to MTENTPRIAVVTGANRGLGRATARALAQRGFAVVLTYRGDADEASRVVEEIRAAGGDAIAARLDLADVASFADFTVSLRRDIDERWGRPGIDVLVNNAGIGLFGRLEDATVDEFDALIGTNVRGTFFLIQALAPHIGAGGGIINVSTSLTRHVSPGTSLYAASKKAVEAITRALAVELGPRGIRINSIAPGPTATDFNGGAMRDDPELRSSLAAHTALGRVGRPDEIADAIAALASSELRWLTAERVEVSGGTLL
- a CDS encoding sugar porter family MFS transporter, with amino-acid sequence MSKTGTIPADAFSLRSPFGRRAVGLSVAAAVGGFLFGFDSSVINGAVDSIEGNFGLSDFLTGLVVAVALLGCVAGAILAGALSDRFGRLKVMMLGAVLFLVSSVGSGLTFSVPDLIVWRVIGGLGIGIASVVAPAYIAEIAPRQIRGSLASLQQLAITLGIFAALLSDALLAGAAGGASQQLWLGMEAWRWMFLVGVVPAAVYGILAFLVPESPRYLIAKGRFDEAKEIFSRLVPPADLEKTMKELTHAIESDRANSGVSLRGKSLGLQPIVWIGIILSVFQQFVGINVIFYYSTTLWQAVGFGESSALLVSVITSVTNVLVTLIAIWLVDRVGRKPILMTGSVIMTLSLGTMALAFSFAEGSGEDVSLPGAWGPIALVAANLFVVGFGASWGPLVWVLLGEIFPSRIRGKALGVAAAAQWLANFAITVSFPPMSGWSLPLTYGMYAFFAALSFLYVWWKIPETKGMELEQTETLFVQKPKQPKPAKP
- a CDS encoding TetR family transcriptional regulator — its product is MGQRDAEATRARILSAAVTEFAAHGYSGGRIDRIAKDAGSNVRMIYAYFGNKSGLFDVALSDAIVRMAEEVPPEPSDLPAWVGALFDFHQRRPEVLRICLWAQLERPEAASEPLETYLAKVESVQQQASPAIGAVDLLVIIYAVAQAWQLAPIGLLAVDRRASSDTRRAAAVEAVTRILA
- a CDS encoding nitroreductase/quinone reductase family protein, translating into MEQRIERALAITPASRARERTIDITTTGARTGRPRRIEVWFYRVDGRIYLSTTPARRSWYANIVANPDFVFHLKNGVRADLPAVGTPVLDRAQREAVFSSIIADLNQPWNPAGIRQPVAPLDEWMQGSPLISVDFPEGDTE